AAGAGATACTGCCTTGTCAAGAAGTTCTTTTACCGAACGCATCAGGGCTTCTATCTCGATGGTTATCTCCTCAACCCTTGGTTCAACGAGTTTTTCTACATCAGCCATGAGAAAAGGCTCTGTCTGTGAGAAATTAAGCACCCTTACCTTACTGAGACCCTGTATCAGTATCTTCACCCTTCCATCAGGAAGCTTGAGCATTCTCATGATCATTCCTACAGTACCTGTATGGTAAAGGTCCTCAGGTCCAGGTGTCTCAACTGAAAGGTCCTTCTGTGTAAGAAGTAATATCAGTCTGTTGGAATTAAGGGCACTGTCTATTGCTTTAATGGATATGTCCCTTCCGACAAAAAGAGGTATTATCATGTAAGGGAAGACAACAATATCCCTTACAGGAAGAACAGGCAGGGTATCAGGTATAACTATCTCCTTTTCTTCTTTCTGTGTCATTTAGATCAACTCCTATTCATAAGATATTATTAATGATTTAACTTACCATGAGCTTAACCAAATCACTGATCACTCTCACGGAATATCTTTATCTTAACAACCTCTGATTTTATCTTTGGAAATCTCAATAGGATAACACCATTCTGGTAGAGGGCCTTTCCATTCCTTGCCTCAATCTCTACGGGTAATTTTATAATTCTTCTGAAGGCTTCCTTCCTCCGTTCCATACATAGGTATCTTCTGTCCTCTTCAGGTTCCTTCAGCCTGATACCTTCTATTATCAAAATGTCATTAATAACCTTTATCAGGACCTTTTCAGGTTCAATACCTGGAAGATCTATGTCTATGTTCAGAAAATCATCAGTTTCATAGATATCAAGAGGAGGCTCTGAGCCAGATATTTCAGTTTCATAAAGTGTGAAACATTGAAATTTTAATTCCATTTTTAAAACCTGTGGAAAAGATAAACCACAGAATAGCGGAAAAATCTCTTAACAGTTTCCTCTCTAAATTATACAATGTTCAGCAGGCCTTTCAGATACTTCCTGAAGTCTCTTGCAAGTTCAGGATGTTTTAATCCGAGCTCCACAGTGGCCTGCAAAAAACCCAGCTTGCTTCCTGCGTCATAGCGTTTACCATTAAAGAGATAACCATAAATCTCTCTTTCCTTCAAAAGACTTTTCAATCCATCTGTAAGCTGAATCTCTCCTCCTTTGCCTGGTTTGAGTTTCTTAAGATGCTCAAAGATATCAGGTGTAAGGATATACCTTCCTATTATAGCAAGATTTGATGGTGCAAGCTCAGGAGAGGGTTTTTCCACAAGGTCTGTTATCTTGAAAACTCTTCCTTTCAGACCTTTTTCTTCTCCAGCATTTTTAAAGGCCACGACTCCATACTTGTGGACCTCAGACCTAGGAACTTTCTCAAGGGCTATAACAGGACTTCTGTACTTTTTATAAAGCTCTATCATATCCTTAAGGAGTGTTTCCTTAGGATCTATAACATCATCACTCAGAAGCACTGCAAAGGGTTCTTCTTTTACGAAGGGCATTGCACATAGTATGGCATGACCCAGTCCGAGTGGATTTCTCTGTCTTATATAGGCAAAATCAATGTGATTCAGTATCATTATCTTTTCAAGGAGGTCTCTCTTACCTTTCTTTCTAAGATTCTCCTCAAGCTCAAAGGCAGAATCAAAGTGGTCTTCTATTGTACGCTTATGCTTTCCTGTGATAATTATAAATTCATTTATTCCACAGGAAAGTGCTTCCTCAACAGAATACTGGATCATGGGTTTGTCCACGATAGGAAGCATTTCTTTTGGAGATGCCTTTGTAGCAGGTAAGAATCTTGTCCCCAGTCCTGCTGCAGGAAGAACAGCCTTTGTCACGGATTTCTGCATGTGTTATTATAGCATAAATGTTTCTGGAGAGACTTAATGAATTAGAAAAAGCAGGACTCCTCAGAGCAATTATTGACCGTTCGTCCTCCCAGGGAAGACTAATAAATTTAAAAGGCAGAATTATGATAAATTTCTCCTCCAACGATTATCTCGAACTTTCAGCTCATCCACTTCTTAAAGAGGCTGCAATAAAAGCAATAGAAAACTACGGAGCCGGAGCAGGTGCTTCAAGGCTTCTTGGAGGTGGGACAGAACTTCATGAGATTCTGGAAGAAAGGATAGCCAGATTCAAAGAGGCACCATCAGGTCTGGTGCTCAATTCTGGATATACTGCAAATGTATCATGCATACCCTGTCTTGAGACGGATTATATATTCAGTGATGAGCTAAACCATGCAAGTATTATAGATGGTTGTCGTTTGAGCAGGTCAAAGGTATTCATATACAGGCATTGTGACACAGGACATCTTGAGGAACTCCTTAATTCAGTTGACAGGGATAGCTCAAAGGTCATAATTACTGATTCCGTCTTCAGTATGGATGGAGATATTGCACCGCTAAAGGAATTGGTGAATCTTGCAGAGCGGTATAATGCCCTTCTATATATAGACGATGCCCACGCAACAGGTGTGCTTGGAGATGGAAGGGGTTCTCTCAGACATTTCCATATCTCTCACAGACCATTCATTATCCAGATGGGCACCTTTTCAAAGGCGCTGGGAGCATTCGGTGCATATATTGTATCTGATGAGGCTGTAAAAAAATGGTTCATTAACAGGGCAAGAGGATTCATCTATTCAACTGCCCTTCCTCCATCAGTCATAGCAATGGCACTCAAGGCACTGGAGATAATAGAGGATGACCAAAGTCTTATTAATAAATTATGGAAAAACAGGGAAAGTCTTCTTCAGATATTCCTGAGAAGGGGTCTAGAAACAGGTCCTACAGAAACTCCCATAATACCCGTATTTTTCAGAGATATTGAAGAGGTATCAAGGGTCTCCAGGATACTTTTTGATGAAGGGATTTATGCACCTGCTATCAGACCGCCAACTGTCAAAAGACCGAGGTTAAGATTCACTGTTACAGCTTCTCATAGAGATGAAGATTTTGAACTTCTTGAAAAGACCTTAAGAAAAGTATGAACTCAAGGGTATGTCTTATAACAGGCGGAACAAGAGGGCTTGGCAGGATATTAAGCCTCAGTCTTCTTAAAAAGGGATACAGTGTAATTGTAAATTATATAAAATCCGATAAAGAGGCAGAGGCACTAAGGAAAGCAGGCTGTATAACCTTCAGGGCAGATGTTTCTCAGTATAAAGAATGTAAAGTGCTA
This genomic window from Thermodesulfovibrionales bacterium contains:
- a CDS encoding Hsp20/alpha crystallin family protein, with translation MELKFQCFTLYETEISGSEPPLDIYETDDFLNIDIDLPGIEPEKVLIKVINDILIIEGIRLKEPEEDRRYLCMERRKEAFRRIIKLPVEIEARNGKALYQNGVILLRFPKIKSEVVKIKIFRESDQ
- the galU gene encoding UTP--glucose-1-phosphate uridylyltransferase GalU; amino-acid sequence: MQKSVTKAVLPAAGLGTRFLPATKASPKEMLPIVDKPMIQYSVEEALSCGINEFIIITGKHKRTIEDHFDSAFELEENLRKKGKRDLLEKIMILNHIDFAYIRQRNPLGLGHAILCAMPFVKEEPFAVLLSDDVIDPKETLLKDMIELYKKYRSPVIALEKVPRSEVHKYGVVAFKNAGEEKGLKGRVFKITDLVEKPSPELAPSNLAIIGRYILTPDIFEHLKKLKPGKGGEIQLTDGLKSLLKEREIYGYLFNGKRYDAGSKLGFLQATVELGLKHPELARDFRKYLKGLLNIV
- a CDS encoding 8-amino-7-oxononanoate synthase; amino-acid sequence: MFLERLNELEKAGLLRAIIDRSSSQGRLINLKGRIMINFSSNDYLELSAHPLLKEAAIKAIENYGAGAGASRLLGGGTELHEILEERIARFKEAPSGLVLNSGYTANVSCIPCLETDYIFSDELNHASIIDGCRLSRSKVFIYRHCDTGHLEELLNSVDRDSSKVIITDSVFSMDGDIAPLKELVNLAERYNALLYIDDAHATGVLGDGRGSLRHFHISHRPFIIQMGTFSKALGAFGAYIVSDEAVKKWFINRARGFIYSTALPPSVIAMALKALEIIEDDQSLINKLWKNRESLLQIFLRRGLETGPTETPIIPVFFRDIEEVSRVSRILFDEGIYAPAIRPPTVKRPRLRFTVTASHRDEDFELLEKTLRKV